In the Silene latifolia isolate original U9 population chromosome 1, ASM4854445v1, whole genome shotgun sequence genome, TTAATTCCACCATCACCCGAGCAAAACCTAATCTAGTTTTATGCTCAGTAGAATTATCATGACTCTTAATGTATGACCCTATAAGTCCTGCAATTTTTTTCAGACTATTGCCCCAAAATTTCAAAGGCAAGCTCTGTAATCTAATCCAGGCAGGCACTGAATTGATCTCAGCTTTTTCAAGGATAACATCAGGAGACCATGATTTCAGAATTAAAGGCTTATTATCAAATAGATAATGCCCACTATTCAATAATGCTTCATTCATCTCTTCAGTCTGAAACCTGGCCAAAAACACCCCATTAGGTAAAAAGGATACCTTGTCAACAGTGTATTTGGACCAAATTTGTTTCACGAAACCCTCCAATATCTGCCACGGGGGGTTTGCTCCCACAATAAAGCCAAAACCTGCATGTTGCCAATAGTCTAGTTCACCTTGGACATCATCATCTGATAATTCCAATAACTCTTGAGGTTCCTCCTCTACAACTCGCATAATTCTCTTCCCATGTCTTTGATACCAGATCTCATCTTCCTTGTTTTGATCCACAAGTGCAAGTTCAGTATCAGATTCATCCTCGACATCCTCTACCAGTCTATCATCCAATTGATATTCAGGAATTCCAGTGATCTCATGAATACTTCGACCCTTGTCTATGATTTCAACATCCGGTCCATTCAATACTTTGTTTTTCTCAAATCGAATAGCACTTGATGTCGCAAATTGTTTTGTACTTGTAagatgtttagtattattagaAGTAGTTAATTTTTTAGCCATGATTGCACCAAAATCAGAGTTATGATCACCCCTAGAGAAGACGGCagtctctttctctctctaggtCAAACATCTCTcttaagaaaaataatataattgacTTCTATTTAATAACGTATATAATTGTTAATAACCTTGAAAAAAACAACCAGTGATCTTTTTCTATAAGTGTTTATTAGAACATCTGTATATAAAGACGTAGATATATAGTCATCTCATTTATTACTTTCGCTCAATTCACTCACAAACTAAATAAAAAATCGTGAGTTTTGTAAGCAACTACTGTTTTCAGTAGCCATGTCAGAATCTTCCAGCcaacaaataaaatattataacgCACATTTTACAATAAATGACAACCCTTATGGATCGCAAAGGGAAGATTATCTTCTATTTAATAACGTATATGATTGTTAATAAAGTTGGAAAAGAACTACCAGTGATCTTTTTCCATAAGTGTTTATTAGAACATCTGTATATAAAGACGTAGATATATAGTCATCTCATTTATTACTTTCGCTCAATTCACTCACAAACTAAATAAAAAATCGTTAGTTTTGTAAGCAACTACTGTTTTCGGTAGCCATGTCAGAATCTTCCCGCCAACAAATAAAATATCATAACGCACATTTTACAATAAATGACAACCCTTATGGATCGCAAAGGGAAGATTATCTTCTATTTAATAACGTATATGATTGTTAATAAAGTTGGAAAAGAACAACCGAATGATCTATTTTCCATAAATGTTTATTAGAACATCCGTATATAAACACGTAGATATGTAGTCATCTTATTTATTACTATCACTCATTTCACTCACGAACTAAATAAAAAATCGCTAGTTTTGTATGCAAGTAGTCTTTTCGTTAATCATGCGAGAATCTTTCAGCCAACAAATAAAATATCATAACACAGATTTTAAAGAAATGTCATCCACCATGGAACGCAAAATGGTAGATTTTCTTCTATTTAATAACGTATATAATTGTTAGTAATCTCCTATTTTcaaaaaagaataagaaaactaaAAATTTTCCCGTATCATTCGTAATTGAAGAATTTGAAGGAGGTTGAAGGATTCAGCAAGAGAAGTAAGAGAGAATTAGATATGATTTTTTTAGCTAAGGGTAGACAAATGGAAATTTTTTTGCAAAAAGTACAGAAATAAGTAAATAATGTACTGCAAAAATAAATTGCGTTCATAATTAGGTCTTATGTATTTAATTCGTTATTATCTCCATTTTCCAATACATGTATTTTAAATATTACAAATAGTTAAAACAACTAAAACAAAAATATTTTAACTATGCGTACAACATTCCTATCTAAAAAACAAGTACAACATTCCTATGTAAAAAACAAAAAGTCATTTTGTAAGATCGTTTTACATTAATCTATTATAAGACAACCTTTTATTTACGAAAATAGATACACAAAAAAATTGTTGACTAATTTTACGAAGGTGTTAACATAAATATAACAAGCAGCTTTATAATAAAGTTAACGAAAAATTATAACGCACATTTTACAATAAATGTCATCCACCAAGGATCGCAAAGGGGTAGATTATCTTCTATTTAATAATGTATATgattgttaatattaataaagttggaaaagAACAACCAGTGATCTTTTCCATAAGTGTTTATTAGAACATCTGTATATAAAGCCATAGATATATAGTCATCTCATTTATTACTATCAATTGTTGACTAATTTTACGAAGGTATTAACATAAATATAACAAGTAGCTTTATAATAAAGTTAACGGAAAATTATAACGCACATATTATAATAAATGTCATCCACCATGTATCGCAAAGGGGTAGATTATCTTCTATTTAATAACGTATATgattgttaatattaataaagttggaaaagAACAACCAGTGATCTTTTCCATAGGTGTTTATTAGAACATCTGTATATAAAACCATGGATATATAGTCATCTCATTTATTACTATCACTCACTTCACTCACAAACTAAATAATAAATTGCTAGTTTTGTAAGCAACTAGTGTTTTCGATAGCCATGTCAGAATCTTCCAGACAACAAATAAAATATCACAGAGACCTTAGAGATTCTAACAGAAGGATCCCAAGGACGAACTATAATAGGTTTCCCATCAAAGGTAAACATTCCATTGGCAAGAACTAACTTTTGATGTTCAAGCTTAGCAAATCTTACCACAAACAAGCCATTTGGAAGGAAAGAGATCTTCGAAATTTCATATGCAGCCCATATTCGTCGCAAATATCCTTCAATAACATCACGGGGAGGATTTGCACCCATAACATAACCATATATCGCCTGTTTCCAGTATGAAATTTTATCCTGAACGTCTTCAACCGAGAGTTTCAGTAAGGACTTAGAGCAGTCCCCAGTTTCACATTCATCTTCTGCAATTGGTTCCAGTCTCGTTGAAGATTTCCCCTTAGATGCAACCTTCCAATCATTAGGATCATCAGACAACACCAAACCTTCAGTCAGAGTCAATTCTTCCTCCTCCTGCACCATACTGTCAACCTGGTTTCTAGCAGATACGATTTCTTCATCAATCGTTTTGACCTGTACGTGATGTAGCagaattttattgttattagaaatcgtttgtatttgattatcattagtattattactagaattattattattattattagtattattaattgatgaattattatttttagttgatttttGTGAGGTAATTGATTGAGAATGGTTAGACGATGATTGTTTCCTAGCCATTGCTAACAACAACGTAGAACCCTAATTCCTAGAGatttttctctctctagttttctctctcTTAATTCTCCTATATGGGTTAAGCTAGTAGGTTTGGATTTAAAGTTTTGGGGTTCTAAATGCCTGGAGAAATTATCTGGATTAGTTGGTCACTTTGTTAGAATTGATGATGCTACCTTGGATAAATCTCTGCTAGGGTTTGCTAGAATCATGGTAGAGGTTGAAATAGACCAGGAGTTTCTGTCTCGGATAGTTTTTGAGGATGAATTAGGTACTGGGGTGAAAGTTGCTCTTGagtgtgattggttgcctatcaCTTGTCAAAAATGTAAAGGCATTGGCCATAAGACTGCTAATTGTAGAGGGAGAGCAATTGGTAACAGGAAGCCAATGACTACTCAACCTATGAGATAAGTCTGGAGGCCTAAACCTGTGGGTGCACCTCCTGTTGTGGACTCAGCAGAGTTTCCTCCACTGGCTCCTACTGTTAGGACCTCTCCTCAGATTACTACCCCAGCTGCTCCTGTTCCTTCTACCCCCAGTATTACCCCTGCACAAATTCCTCATGGGTCCATTTTTACTCCTGCTAGGGTGATCACTAAAGTCACTAGACATGAATCAAGGGTGGTAGATAGAAAGAAAGGGGAATTCTCTATCAATTTTAATGCTGAGTTGGCTGAGGCTTCTGGTGTTGCTGAAATGGTTGATAAAGGTGGTGGTGGAGGGGAGGAGACCCCCCCCCTAAATGATTAAAATAGGagtttggaatgttaggggtctgAACAGTGAGAATAAACAGAAAGATGTTAAATGGTTTCTACATCAAAATGATGTGGATCTGTTTGGGCTCCTTGAGACCAGGGTTAAACCTGGGTCTCTAAATAGAGTGGCTAGTCAGGTTTGTTATAATTGGAATTATAGTACTAATACAATAATGCACCCTGGTGGGAGAATCTGGATCTTATGGAAGAATGATAAAGTTGATATTGAGGTCTTAGAAATGGGGGCTCAATATATGCATATTAATGTGAAGGATTTGAACACTGACCAGTGCTTTAGGGCTACCTTTATTTATGCTTTTAATAAAGTTGAGGAGACAACATCTCTTTGGCAAGCTCTTATTAGGTTGAATGTGTCTAGTCCTTGGATTGTCCTGGGGGACTTTAACAATGTGATGCATGCTAATGAGAGGCTGGGTAAGATGGTTAAAGATGATGAAATGGTTCCTTTTCAGTCTACTGTGAACAGCTGTGATCTCCATGATATGAAATCCACTGGCTCTTTTTTCACGTGGAATAATAAACAACCTAGTGCCACTTGAGTTTTTAGTAGGATTGACAGAGTGCTAGTCAATGGTGCTTGGCTTAATTGGAATACTGATTGGAATGCTCATTATCACCCTGAAGGAGATTTTGACCACTGTCCTTGTACTA is a window encoding:
- the LOC141649886 gene encoding uncharacterized protein LOC141649886, producing MVEVEIDQEFLSRIVFEDELGTGVKVALECDWLPITCQKCKGIGHKTANCRGRAIEFPPLAPTVRTSPQITTPAAPVPSTPSITPAQIPHGSIFTPARVITKVTRHESRVVDRKKGEFSINFNAELAEASGVAEMKDVKWFLHQNDVDLFGLLETRVKPGSLNRVASQVCYNWNYSTNTIMHPGGRIWILWKNDKVDIEVLEMGAQYMHINVKDLNTDQCFRATFIYAFNKVEETTSLWQALIRLNVSSPWIVLGDFNNVMHANERLGKMVKDDEMVPFQSTVNSCDLHDMKSTGSFFTWNNKQPSAT